One Kaistella polysaccharea DNA segment encodes these proteins:
- a CDS encoding cyanophycinase, giving the protein MEAVGKLMIIGGAVNKGSFSETDYDQNIEKNLNFFERGILRKIINESRLQEDSVIEIITTASQIPQIVGPEYKKAFEFLGAKNVNILDIQNREQANSDVITERATAADIVMFTGGDQLRLTSILGGSRFHDIILMKYLKEDFIYAGTSAGAAASSENMIYQGSSGEALLKGEIKTTQGLGFIENVIVDTHFVQRGRIGRLFQAVVNNPRTLGIGLGEDTGLFIYKDIMTAIGSGLVILVDGRFIKDTNLTNIELGKPISIDNLIVHVLSQNDYYDLKTKDLTIVNSQYNPIPQVH; this is encoded by the coding sequence ATGGAAGCAGTTGGAAAATTGATGATTATCGGTGGCGCAGTAAATAAAGGAAGTTTTTCTGAAACCGATTACGACCAAAACATTGAAAAGAATCTTAATTTTTTTGAACGCGGAATTCTCCGAAAAATAATCAACGAATCTAGATTACAAGAAGATTCCGTAATTGAAATTATTACCACCGCTTCACAAATTCCACAAATTGTAGGACCAGAATACAAAAAAGCATTTGAATTTCTGGGTGCGAAGAATGTTAATATTTTAGATATCCAAAATCGCGAGCAGGCAAACAGTGATGTGATTACAGAACGTGCTACAGCAGCAGATATTGTAATGTTTACGGGCGGCGATCAACTTCGTTTGACTTCCATTTTAGGCGGCAGCAGATTTCACGATATTATTTTAATGAAATATTTGAAAGAAGATTTTATTTATGCGGGCACTTCTGCAGGTGCAGCGGCTTCCTCTGAAAATATGATTTATCAGGGCTCCAGCGGAGAAGCATTGCTAAAAGGTGAAATTAAAACGACGCAAGGTTTAGGCTTTATTGAAAATGTAATTGTAGATACCCATTTTGTACAGCGTGGCAGAATAGGAAGATTGTTTCAAGCGGTGGTAAATAATCCGCGAACCTTAGGAATTGGTCTTGGTGAAGATACCGGTTTATTTATTTACAAAGATATTATGACCGCTATTGGCTCCGGACTTGTTATTCTGGTTGATGGTCGTTTTATAAAAGACACGAACCTGACGAATATAGAACTGGGTAAACCGATTTCTATTGATAATTTAATCGTTCATGTTTTATCTCAAAATGATTATTACGATCTTAAAACTAAAGATCTTACTATCGTTAATTCACAATATAATCCAATTCCACAAGTACATTAG